A single genomic interval of Microbacterium sp. zg-Y1090 harbors:
- the mtrB gene encoding MtrAB system histidine kinase MtrB: protein MASPGARDAESRLRDWRSWPTELAFAWRRSLRFRTVLLTLGLSALAVLASFVFMALAIQNDLFQSRLEQVLDDASRTTQTAQATLDSAEVAGDPVAVDNLLVNVSTVARQASTQMTAALRTDTTSPLAPQGFTTGGLNEDYLSAGLRASVQDGPELQWWQSVALPDGEGGTVPGIIVGQQLLVPEVGAYELYFGYDLADASQTLGFVQATLWIVAGVLVLLLGAISWIVLRSVTRPIADAARTSERLAEGDLGVRLQVRGDDELATLARSFNAMADSIESQIKDLADLSLVQQRFVSDVSHELRTPLTTIRLASDMLNDRRDEFDPATARAAELLHAQVQRFETLLTDLLEISRYDAGSVQLETEPTSMAQLAEDVIASMQQLADQHGTDVRLIAPGGYSPVDMDPRRVRRIVRNLLGNAIEHGEGRPIVVTVDSDQRAVALGVRDYGLGMTAADAERVFDRFWRADPARTRTIGGTGLGLSIALGDARLHRGTLAVWSQLGRGTHFVLTIPRHDADLDGASPIPADPGDDATFDTLGLTQPIEIPPADRRERR from the coding sequence ATGGCGTCCCCGGGCGCGCGGGACGCGGAGTCCCGCCTGCGGGACTGGCGGTCGTGGCCCACCGAACTGGCGTTCGCGTGGCGCAGGTCGCTGCGCTTCCGCACCGTGCTGCTCACGCTCGGCCTGAGCGCCCTGGCGGTGCTGGCATCCTTCGTGTTCATGGCGCTGGCCATTCAGAACGACCTGTTCCAGTCGCGCCTGGAGCAGGTGCTCGACGACGCCAGCCGCACGACCCAGACCGCCCAGGCGACCCTGGACTCCGCGGAGGTCGCGGGCGACCCCGTCGCGGTGGACAACCTGCTGGTCAACGTCAGCACCGTGGCACGTCAGGCGTCCACCCAGATGACCGCGGCGCTGCGCACGGACACGACCTCTCCGCTGGCCCCGCAGGGCTTCACCACCGGAGGGCTGAACGAGGACTACCTCTCGGCGGGTCTGCGCGCGTCGGTGCAGGACGGACCCGAGCTGCAGTGGTGGCAGTCGGTGGCGCTGCCCGACGGGGAGGGCGGCACGGTGCCGGGCATCATCGTGGGCCAGCAGCTGCTGGTGCCCGAGGTGGGCGCGTACGAGCTGTACTTCGGATACGACCTGGCCGATGCGTCCCAGACCCTCGGTTTCGTGCAGGCCACCCTGTGGATCGTCGCCGGCGTGCTGGTGCTGCTGCTCGGAGCGATCTCGTGGATCGTGCTGCGTTCGGTCACCCGACCCATCGCGGATGCCGCGCGTACGAGTGAGCGCCTCGCCGAAGGTGACCTCGGGGTGCGCCTCCAGGTGCGCGGCGACGACGAGCTGGCCACCCTCGCCCGCTCCTTCAACGCGATGGCCGACAGCATCGAGTCGCAGATCAAGGACCTCGCCGACCTGTCGCTCGTGCAGCAGCGGTTCGTCTCGGATGTCTCGCACGAGCTGCGCACGCCGCTGACGACGATCCGGCTGGCCTCCGACATGCTCAACGACCGGCGGGACGAGTTCGACCCCGCCACGGCGCGCGCCGCCGAGTTGCTGCACGCACAGGTTCAGCGGTTCGAGACGTTGCTGACAGACCTGCTGGAGATCAGCCGATACGACGCCGGCTCCGTGCAGTTGGAGACGGAGCCGACGAGCATGGCCCAGCTGGCGGAGGACGTCATCGCCTCGATGCAGCAGCTCGCCGACCAGCACGGCACCGACGTGCGCCTGATCGCGCCGGGGGGTTATTCGCCGGTGGACATGGACCCGCGCCGGGTGCGTCGCATCGTGCGCAATCTGCTCGGCAACGCCATCGAGCACGGCGAGGGGCGGCCCATCGTGGTCACCGTCGACAGTGACCAGCGCGCGGTGGCGCTGGGGGTCCGCGACTACGGGCTGGGCATGACCGCGGCGGATGCCGAGCGGGTGTTCGACCGGTTCTGGCGCGCCGACCCCGCCCGCACCCGCACGATCGGCGGCACGGGGCTGGGGCTCTCGATCGCGCTCGGCGACGCACGGCTGCACCGTGGAACGCTGGCCGTCTGGTCGC
- the mtrA gene encoding MtrAB system response regulator MtrA encodes MTSRILVVDDDTALAEMIGIVLRTEGFDPVFCADGAAAVEAWRSERPDLVLLDLMLPGVDGIEICTRIRAESGVPIIMLTARTDTADVVRGLESGADDYIVKPFNPKELVARIRTRLRPASQPAGETLRIGDLTVDVAAHEVRRGDEVIALTPLEFELLVALASKPQQVFSREMLLEQVWGYHYKADTRLVNVHVQRLRAKVELDPDNPRIVTTVRGVGYRAGAVV; translated from the coding sequence ATGACCTCACGCATCCTGGTGGTCGATGACGATACCGCGCTGGCCGAGATGATCGGCATCGTGCTGCGCACCGAGGGCTTCGACCCCGTCTTCTGCGCCGACGGCGCGGCCGCGGTCGAGGCATGGCGCAGTGAACGGCCCGACCTCGTGCTGCTGGACCTCATGCTCCCCGGTGTCGACGGCATCGAGATCTGCACGCGCATCCGCGCCGAATCCGGCGTGCCCATCATCATGCTCACCGCCCGCACCGACACCGCCGACGTCGTGCGCGGCCTGGAGTCGGGCGCGGACGACTACATCGTCAAGCCCTTCAACCCGAAGGAGCTCGTCGCCCGCATCCGCACCCGCCTGCGCCCCGCGAGCCAGCCGGCGGGGGAGACGCTGCGCATCGGCGACCTCACCGTCGACGTCGCCGCCCACGAGGTGCGTCGCGGTGACGAGGTCATCGCCCTGACGCCACTGGAGTTCGAGCTGCTGGTGGCGCTGGCGAGCAAGCCGCAGCAGGTGTTCTCCCGCGAGATGCTGCTGGAGCAGGTCTGGGGCTACCACTACAAGGCCGACACGCGCCTGGTCAACGTGCACGTGCAGCGGCTGCGCGCCAAGGTCGAGCTCGACCCCGACAACCCCCGCATCGTCACCACGGTGCGGGGCGTGGGCTACCGCGCCGGCGCGGTGGTCTGA